In one window of Tellurirhabdus rosea DNA:
- a CDS encoding capsule assembly Wzi family protein → MKRFPGKNTPRLLAAGMLLIHSLTATAQSGTAQLTAEAGGLVSSSSRTPFWFRATQFGTVPLTAPRGFARLGVAGTLQTDSTRRTHWQLHYGLDGVANAGGAPKAVLAQSYLSLGTRAVSVRVGRRQEVMGLVDSTLSSGSYAWSANALPPQKIQVQTNGFVTVPFTKGILAVNVLYAHGWLSPTDSNQHVRLHQKAAYGRIGKPGWAVRLYAGVNHQAQWGGRAPYLGKLFANNGQLLSSWQDYLSVIKASESTRRENLAAHDLLNRVGNHLGSIDVGLDANVGRWNIMAYRQHPYEDKSGAAFYNLPDGLYGLRLQSRRFSARKFTLRHVMLEYLHTLDQTGPELNIGSRLYEGRDDYFNNDQYMSGWTNQRRTLGTPFLTPRDEVRPELLTVRGVPRFVVNNRVRALYAGLAGTVFGLPFESRLAYSQNFGQYKGPFRQSVGQFSGALWLTWPVRQLQGLEVRSALAVDRGGLLPAAVSGWLSLRIDGKFFRP, encoded by the coding sequence ATGAAACGCTTTCCCGGCAAAAACACGCCCCGGCTGCTGGCCGCGGGCATGCTGCTGATCCATTCCCTGACGGCAACGGCCCAGTCCGGCACCGCTCAGCTCACCGCTGAGGCGGGCGGGCTGGTTTCCAGTTCCTCCCGAACACCTTTCTGGTTCCGGGCGACCCAGTTTGGCACGGTTCCGCTCACGGCTCCCCGCGGCTTTGCCCGGCTGGGCGTCGCCGGTACGTTGCAGACCGACAGCACCCGCCGCACGCACTGGCAGCTTCACTACGGGCTGGACGGCGTGGCCAACGCGGGCGGAGCGCCGAAAGCCGTTCTGGCGCAATCGTACCTGTCCCTGGGTACGCGGGCCGTTTCGGTCCGGGTCGGACGCCGGCAGGAGGTTATGGGTCTGGTCGATTCAACGCTTTCGTCCGGTTCTTACGCCTGGTCGGCCAATGCGCTGCCGCCGCAGAAAATTCAGGTACAGACCAATGGTTTCGTGACCGTGCCGTTTACGAAGGGCATTCTGGCAGTGAACGTATTGTACGCGCACGGCTGGCTGTCGCCTACAGACTCTAACCAGCACGTCCGGCTGCATCAGAAGGCGGCTTACGGCCGGATTGGGAAGCCGGGCTGGGCTGTCCGGCTGTACGCGGGCGTCAACCACCAGGCGCAGTGGGGTGGCCGGGCTCCCTATCTGGGCAAGCTGTTTGCCAACAACGGGCAACTGCTGTCGTCGTGGCAGGATTACCTTTCGGTCATCAAAGCCAGTGAATCCACGCGCCGGGAAAACCTGGCGGCCCACGACCTGCTGAACCGCGTGGGCAATCACCTCGGCTCCATCGACGTGGGCCTTGATGCCAATGTCGGCCGCTGGAACATCATGGCCTACAGGCAACATCCTTACGAAGACAAGTCCGGGGCGGCTTTCTACAACCTGCCCGACGGCCTGTACGGTCTACGGCTGCAGTCCCGGCGTTTCTCCGCCCGGAAATTCACTCTTCGGCATGTGATGCTGGAGTATCTGCACACGCTCGATCAAACCGGCCCGGAACTGAACATCGGCAGCCGCCTGTACGAAGGCCGGGATGATTATTTCAACAACGACCAGTACATGAGCGGCTGGACCAATCAGCGTCGCACGCTCGGAACGCCGTTTCTGACTCCCCGCGACGAAGTCCGCCCGGAACTGCTGACGGTCCGGGGCGTGCCCCGTTTTGTCGTGAATAACCGGGTTCGGGCGCTGTACGCCGGGCTGGCCGGTACAGTTTTCGGTCTGCCGTTCGAGAGTCGGCTGGCCTACAGCCAGAACTTCGGGCAGTACAAAGGTCCGTTCCGGCAGTCGGTCGGACAATTCTCGGGCGCTTTGTGGCTGACCTGGCCCGTCCGGCAATTGCAAGGGCTGGAAGTGCGGTCGGCCTTGGCGGTAGACCGGGGCGGGTTGCTTCCTGCGGCTGTCTCCGGCTGGCTCAGTCTGCGCATAGATGGAAAATTTTTCCGGCCGTGA
- a CDS encoding glycoside hydrolase family 99-like domain-containing protein, whose translation MVYRLLSVLIVITGLYGSGLLAIRSGQTDLSGRGLQTTQSSIKLGVYYFDGWTGQTREHLTPALRDSFPEREPVWGWMTSTPRAMQAQIDSAAGAGIAFFNFCWYYPEKRPSGFRTSPLNQALGLYLAAPNRKRLDFSLMVANHGGFRIGPDEWETASQEWIRLFKNSSYVTVDRKPLLSFFSVQSLVDQFGSPEAVQQAFARLRKTARRQGLKGVTLAACLDPDPKAISLARRCGFDVLTGYNYHYVGFQPGKTKTTIDSLASKSRRYWNRFQNAGLPYIPVVTLNWDHRPWDKPGVISQRYEGFSAQSVFRSVRDVQEWLWQYPQETTAERIAMVYAWNEYGEGAWLTPSRHDKLHLLNGVRRALQKP comes from the coding sequence ATGGTCTACCGCTTACTCAGCGTTTTAATCGTCATTACCGGCCTATACGGAAGCGGGCTTCTGGCTATCCGCTCCGGGCAAACGGACCTTTCCGGTCGCGGTTTGCAGACGACCCAATCATCCATCAAACTGGGCGTTTATTATTTTGACGGCTGGACGGGGCAGACCAGAGAACACCTGACCCCGGCGCTGCGCGACAGCTTTCCCGAACGGGAGCCGGTCTGGGGCTGGATGACCAGCACGCCCCGCGCCATGCAGGCGCAGATCGACAGCGCCGCTGGGGCCGGTATAGCCTTCTTCAATTTCTGCTGGTACTATCCCGAAAAGCGCCCTTCCGGTTTTCGGACAAGTCCGCTCAACCAGGCACTTGGCCTGTATCTGGCCGCTCCCAACCGCAAACGACTCGACTTTTCGCTCATGGTGGCCAATCACGGCGGTTTCCGGATTGGCCCGGACGAGTGGGAGACGGCCAGTCAGGAATGGATCAGGCTGTTCAAAAATTCATCCTACGTTACCGTTGACCGCAAGCCGCTGCTGAGCTTTTTCTCGGTGCAATCGCTGGTCGACCAGTTCGGCAGTCCGGAAGCCGTGCAGCAGGCGTTTGCCCGCTTGCGGAAAACGGCCCGGCGGCAGGGATTGAAGGGCGTAACGCTGGCGGCCTGCCTGGACCCCGACCCGAAGGCCATTTCGCTGGCCCGCCGCTGCGGATTCGACGTGCTGACGGGCTACAACTACCACTACGTAGGCTTTCAGCCGGGAAAAACAAAAACGACCATTGACAGTCTGGCCAGTAAAAGCCGCCGCTACTGGAACCGTTTTCAGAATGCGGGCCTGCCTTACATCCCGGTCGTGACGCTGAACTGGGATCATCGGCCCTGGGACAAACCGGGTGTGATTTCGCAGCGATACGAAGGTTTTTCGGCCCAATCGGTTTTCCGGTCGGTGCGGGATGTGCAGGAATGGCTCTGGCAGTACCCGCAGGAAACGACCGCCGAACGAATTGCGATGGTGTACGCCTGGAATGAATACGGCGAAGGAGCCTGGCTGACTCCTTCCCGCCACGATAAACTGCACCTGCTCAACGGCGTTCGTCGGGCACTGCAAAAGCCGTAA